Part of the Sphingorhabdus pulchriflava genome is shown below.
CGTATCCTGAAGCCCGCGCAACATGCCGGTGCCGACCACTTGCGCCCCATCGACGATCTGGAAAATGGCTGCGATTATCAGGAAGGAGACGGCTAGCCGCAGCACCTCTGCATTACCCTGCAATTCGGGATCGAGGAAGAAACCGGCCAGCGTTCCAGGGATCGCCCAGATCAGTATCGCCATGGCCGTCATGAAGCCGACGCCCAGAGCATAGGCCGTCCAGCCCGATAGACGGATTGCCTCAGCATCACGCCTACCATAGCCAAGCCCGACACGCACCGTCGCCGCCTGTGCGAGGCCCATAGGCACCATGAAGGTCATCGACGCGATCTGGATGGCAACCGCATGGGCGGCGGCGGCCTCAATGCTGATATAGCCCATCAGGAAGATCGCGGCGGCAAAAACCATCGCTTCAAACCCCATATGCAGCCCGATGGGCAAACCCAGTTTCCAGATCGTGGCGAAACGCTGCCAATCGGCACGCCACCAGCGGCCAAAGAGGTGATAGCGGCGGAATTTCGGGTGCCGCATTGCAATGACAGCCAGAAACAGGAACTGGAACAGTCCCGTCAACGTACTGCCGATCCCTGCCCCGACCAGCTCCAGCCTTGGCAATCCGAAATGGCCGAAGATCAGGCCATAATTGAGCACAGCGTTGACCACCACTGCGGCAGAGCCCGCTACCATCGTCCATTTGGGTAGCTCCAGCGCAGCCATGAAGCTGCGCAGCGCGACAACGCCCAGCTGCGGCCACAAGAGCCACATGATCGCGCGCATGAACTGGCCTGTGTCGTCGGCAAGTTTTTGCGGTTGCCCCGCCCATTCCAGGAAATCACCGGTGAACCACAAGAGCACCCAGATCGGGATGCAGACCACCGTCGCCGACCACATCGACTGGCGGAATGTCCGGCGGATATCGCGCACCGAATAGGATTTGCGGCCAAGCTCCGCCGCCATCAATGGCGATCCGGCAACCACAATGCCGATCCCGACCAGCATCATCGCGAACAAAATGCCCGTCCCCAACGCGGAAGCAGCCAGCGCATCCGGCCCCAGCCGCGCAAGCAGAAATACGTCGGTCGAATTGATCAGGACCATCGTGACGTTGGTGAGGATCAGCGGCCAGGCGAGCGCTAGCGTCGCGCGAAGCTCATCGCGCCAGGGGGACTGGCGGTCCAATGCAGTTGCCGCTGTAGCCATGGCGTTCGATTAGCCCAGCTTTTACGGTGCGGCTAGTGCTGGAAATGCTTCCCGCTTTCCGGCTTGCGCTTTTGTGCGCGCTGTCACAAAAGCGCAACATTGGGGGACGGTAAAAAGGACAATAAGTGACTGCCCCGAAACGCATTCAGGAAAATCTGACCGCCGCTGTCGAGCGCCGCTTGCTCAATTGGATTTGCGCGCGGCTACCGCTTTGGTGGACGCCCGACCGTTTGACCGCACTCGGCTTCTTTGGCGCTGTCCTGATTTCGGCCGGCTATATTGCAAGCAATTGGGGGCGTGACTGGCTGTGGCTTTCGGTTTTCGGCTATTGCCTCAACTGGTTCGGTGATTCGCTCGACGGCAGCGTCGCCCGCTTCCGCAAGATCGAACGGCCCAATTACGGCTATTTCATCGACCACAGCCTTGATGCACTCGCCAACACGATCTTCATTCTGGGCATGGGGCTGAGCCCCTATATGCGGATGGACACCGCTTTGTTCGGCTTGGCCGGTTATTTGCTGCTGTCGATCCACACCTTCATTTCGGCAAAGGTCAGCGGCGTGATGAACCTTACCTATTTGGGTGGCGGGCCAACCGAGGTGCGGATGATGCTGATTGTCCTGACGATCTGCATGTTTGTTTTCGGACCAGAGGCGAACATTCACTGGCCTGTAGCAGGGCAGATGTTCTCCCCCTTTGACATTTTTGCGGTGGTGCTGGGCATAGTCTTATCGGGCGTGTTCGTGTTCCACACGACGCGGTCAGGCATAGATTTGTTCCGAAAGGGCGGTTGAACCGGCTTAATAACCGCACCAGCTCGGCGCGCTCTCATCCCCGTCGCATTGATTTCGATCCATTCCGTCGAGATAATATTTCTGTCGCCCGGTGCGCGTCCAGATGACTTTCGATTTGGTCACGGGAGTGCCGGCTTCGGGTTCAAAAATTTCGATGCCGGTCGTCACCTTCTTCCGGTTAGTGAGATAGTTGATACTGATTTCCTCACCCGTTCCGCCATTGCGCGCATAGGATCGGCGGTCAAAACCGATCAGTCGATAGCGGCCATTTTCCAGCCGGAATTTATAGCTGTCCTTGGACGTGCTCCAGCTGCCGCAGCTAAGCCAGTAATTGAGATTTAACGTCAGCACATTGTTGCGCAGATCCATGCCGCCCTCTTCGAGCGGATCAGCAAGACATGGTGTATCGCTATCCCCTTCGGGTGGCAGGAAATTGTCCGCTGAACCGGTCCGTTTATAACCAGCAGCAGTGCGCGACAGAAACAACAGCCGACGCGGATTGGTGTTGAGTTCATCCGGCCCGAGCCCGTCATTTTTCAGGCGCTTTGCCGGATCATCCTGCTCCACCATCAGAACAGCGGCATCGGCTTCGGCCACATCGCCGATCAGTTTCCAGCCAGACGGAACATGGACTTGCCAATCTTCCGCCGCATATGCTGCGGGCAACGCAACCAGGGATAAAGCCAAGAAGCCAAGCGATTTCAAAACACTACTCCCGCATCACACGCGCAAACCTTGAACCGGTCTTGCGCGTTTTTCAAGCGGGAGCGGCGCCTAGCACATCACATGCCTAGTCCGGCTTTTTGGCAACACCGACCATAGCCGGTCGCAACAGCCGGTCCTTGATCATATAACCCGCCTGCATTTCGGCAACGACCGTGCCCGGCTCGGCATCCGCAGTCGGGATTTCGACCATCGCCTGATGCTGGTTCGGATCGAGCGGCAGGCCCATAGCGGCGATGCGGCTGATGCCATGTTTGGCAAAAATACTTTCAAGCTCGCGGCCGGTCGCTTCAAGTCCGGTGACAAGCGGCTTCATCTTCTCATCCTCGCGCAGTTCGGCCGGGATGGCCTCTAGCGCGCGGGTGAGATTGTCCGATACCGAGAGGATATCGCGCGCAAAGCCAGTGGCTGCATAAGCACGCGCATCGGCGGCTTCCTTTTCCATGCGGCGGCGCACATTTTGCACTTCGGCCTGTGCGTAGAGAATGTCCTGACGCGCGGTTTCCAGCTCGTTCGCCAGCCTGTTGAGTTCTTCAGCAGCGCTGTCTTCGGCCTTCAGATGCTCGGGCACGCCTTCCAGCTCCTGTTCAGCCGCTGCGTCGATTTTATCCTTGTCGTTCATAACTGCCCCGAATGTCTGTGTTGAAGGCGCATATAGGCGCTCGCTTCATTTCATCAAGCGGGGTGTCACTTCATTAGACGGCTCAGCGCCTGCGCGGTGAAGTCCACCATTGGCACGATGCGGGCATAGTTGAGCCTTGTAGGGCCAATTACACCAACGACGCCGACGATCTGCCCACCAGCGTCGCGATAGGGGGCCGCGATCACCGAGGATCCCGACAGCGAGAACAAATTATTTTCCGAACCAATGAAAATCCGCGTTGCCTGGGCTTCGCGCGCGCTGTCAATCAGGCGGGCGATTTCCTCCTTGTTTTCAAGCTCATCGAGCAATTGGCGAACCCGGTCGAGATCGGCAGCAGCGGTTTCATCAAGCAGGTTCGATTGCCCGCGCACGATCAGCACCGGCCGTTCATTGGCATCAAGCGACCACATGGCAAGGCCATTGCGCACCAGATCCGCACTTGCCTGATCGAGTGCGGCTTTCTGCCCGCGTATCTCGGCATCAAGCCTCAGCAGCGCCTCCGAAAGCGTCAGTCCCGAAAGCCTCGCACTGATATAATTACCGGCCTCCACGAGGGCGCTATCGCTGACGGCCGATGAGATTTCGACCAGCCGGTTTTCAACCGACCCGTCCGCGCCCACCATGATCGCCAGCGCCTGCCCCGCCGACAATCGGGCAAAACTGAATTGCTTGAGCACTGCCTCACGCTTGGGAACCATTACCACGCCTGCACAGGCGGACAGGCCGGACAAAGCGGCGGTCGCTGCAGCCAGCGCATTTTCAATCGGCCCGCTCCCCGCAATCTGCGATTCAATCGCGCGCCGTTCCTCGGCGGTAGGCGCCGCTGCCTGCATCATGCCATCAACGAACAGTCGCAATCCGCTTTCGGTCGGAAGCCGTCCAGCGCTGGTATGCGGCGAAGCGAGCAGCCCCGCCTCCTCCAGATCCTGCATCACATTGCGGATCGAGGCGGGCGACAGATTTAGTCCGCCAATTTTGGAAAGCGTCCGCGAACCCACCGGCGCGCCGGACTCGAGATAGCTCTCAACGACGACTTTGAAGATCGTACGCGTGCGATCATTGAGTTCAGAGATGGGGGGCGTTGCCATTGCACGGGAATGTGCGCAGCCCCCGCGTCGGTGTCAATCGGACTTCAATAGATTTCGCACGATCAAAGGGTAAACGGGTGCCAGCATCGCCCAGATCGCCTCATTCTTGTCGGTGTAGCAACTTCGATCAAAGCGGTAGCCCTTTTGGTCTTTATCCTCTGACCATTTCAGAATGCCAAAGGGCTGATCGGACATGCAGCGACGGTTCGGATTGTCCGGATCATTCTCCCAAGGCTCAATCATCGGTGCGACACGTCCGGCGATGACTCCGTCCAATGAAGCCCGAACTTTAAGATAGCCCGCCCGACCGATATCGAACCGGCTTTCCCCAGCTGGGATAAAATATTGGTCGCGCAACGCCTTGTCCGCGTACCAACTGATATGATCCTCAGTTACAATTTTCCCCGTACCGTTCGGATTCAGCTCCAACAGCTTTCCACCCGCCCCCATGGGGCCAACTTCATTGTAGCGCAGCTTTTCGTTCCATTCGAACGGCTTACTGTCTTTGGGAACGGCAATTGCGATATCGCCGCCCTGTTCCGACAAGCGTCTACCGAGTAGCTGCCAAGCCAGAGCGAACCGCGCCAACATTTCATCCACGGCTTTATCTTCGTTACGGCAGCCAAAATCGGCAAAAACCATGCCTTCCTTGGCATCTTTGGTCCAACGCAATTGGGCAGCACCAAGGTCCATCGTGCGGGCCATACGGCATTCAAGCCACGGGCCATCCAGCGTTAACGGCATCGGTCCGCGTTCGACAATTTGCGACAGAGCGGAGCGCAGTTCGGCATAACCGTCCGCGCCAATATCAATAGGATGCTCGCCCTGCAGGAAGTAATAGTCATTTTCGGCAGCCGGAATCAGGTGCCCAATGGAAAAGGGGATAGCAACTTCACCCTTACCGTCAGGGCCGACCGTCCACTTGAACCGATTACCGAAACGTGTGCCGATGATAGTGTAATGCAGCGTTTCACCACCCGTTTCGGTTTTTGCCAATTGAGCGGGGGCTGCTGGTGCCGCATCCGCCGCAGCCAGTGATGTCGCCATAACCATCGCTGCCAAATATGAAATCAAACCACCTAGGCGCATAACTTTCTCCCTCGGTCGCATTGCTCCCACAGCTATCTTCGGATAAGTGCCGCGCCATTAATACCATCAAAGGAAACTAGTACATGCGCCCATCCGGACGCGCGCCAGACGAAATGCGCGCCATCTTCATCGAAACCGCTTTCACCAAACATGCCGAGGGCAGCGTGCTGATCGGTTTCGGCGATACGCAGGTTTTGTGCACGGCCAGCGTCGAAGACCGCCTGCCACCATGGTTGCGCGGCAAGGGCGAAGGCTGGGTGACCGCCGAATATTCGATGCTGCCCCGCGCGACCCACACCCGCGGCCAGCGCGAAGCTGCCAAGGGCAAGCAATCTGGACGGACGCAGGAAATCCAGCGGTTGATCGGGCGAAGCCTGCGCGCGGTGGTCGACATGAAAAAACTCGGCGAATTCCAGATCACGCTCGATTGCGACGTGCTGCAGGCCGACGGCGGCACGCGCACAGCGGCGATTTCCGGCGCATGGGTCGCGCTTCGCCTGGCCGTCAACAAGCTGATGGCTGAAGGCAAGATCAAGGAAGACCCGATCACCGGTCGTGTGGCCGCAGTTAGCTGCGGCATCTGCAACGGTACGCCTGTGCTCGATCTCGATTATGTCGAAGATTCAAGCGCCGATGCCGATGCCAATTTCGTGCTGATCGAAGGCGGCAAGATTGCCGAGGTGCAGGCAACTGCAGAAGGCGCGACCTATGACGAGGAAGCCCTGCTCCGCCTGCTTCGCCTCGCGCGCATGGGTTGTGACCGGATTTTCGCAGCACAGGGTGAAGCGGTGAAATAGAAGCCCTCTCCCTTGAAGGGGAGAGAGGGATTATGGAGATGTGATGACCCGTCGGAAACTCGCTCCCGGTAGGCTGGTTATCGCCAGC
Proteins encoded:
- a CDS encoding MATE family efflux transporter, producing MATAATALDRQSPWRDELRATLALAWPLILTNVTMVLINSTDVFLLARLGPDALAASALGTGILFAMMLVGIGIVVAGSPLMAAELGRKSYSVRDIRRTFRQSMWSATVVCIPIWVLLWFTGDFLEWAGQPQKLADDTGQFMRAIMWLLWPQLGVVALRSFMAALELPKWTMVAGSAAVVVNAVLNYGLIFGHFGLPRLELVGAGIGSTLTGLFQFLFLAVIAMRHPKFRRYHLFGRWWRADWQRFATIWKLGLPIGLHMGFEAMVFAAAIFLMGYISIEAAAAHAVAIQIASMTFMVPMGLAQAATVRVGLGYGRRDAEAIRLSGWTAYALGVGFMTAMAILIWAIPGTLAGFFLDPELQGNAEVLRLAVSFLIIAAIFQIVDGAQVVGTGMLRGLQDTTWPMLFAAFGYWAVGIGFGCWLAFYRGYDGVGIWIGLALGLGIVAALVLSRWLMRHRLRLVPTN
- a CDS encoding CDP-alcohol phosphatidyltransferase family protein, which gives rise to MTAPKRIQENLTAAVERRLLNWICARLPLWWTPDRLTALGFFGAVLISAGYIASNWGRDWLWLSVFGYCLNWFGDSLDGSVARFRKIERPNYGYFIDHSLDALANTIFILGMGLSPYMRMDTALFGLAGYLLLSIHTFISAKVSGVMNLTYLGGGPTEVRMMLIVLTICMFVFGPEANIHWPVAGQMFSPFDIFAVVLGIVLSGVFVFHTTRSGIDLFRKGG
- the grpE gene encoding nucleotide exchange factor GrpE; this translates as MNDKDKIDAAAEQELEGVPEHLKAEDSAAEELNRLANELETARQDILYAQAEVQNVRRRMEKEAADARAYAATGFARDILSVSDNLTRALEAIPAELREDEKMKPLVTGLEATGRELESIFAKHGISRIAAMGLPLDPNQHQAMVEIPTADAEPGTVVAEMQAGYMIKDRLLRPAMVGVAKKPD
- the hrcA gene encoding heat-inducible transcriptional repressor HrcA, coding for MATPPISELNDRTRTIFKVVVESYLESGAPVGSRTLSKIGGLNLSPASIRNVMQDLEEAGLLASPHTSAGRLPTESGLRLFVDGMMQAAAPTAEERRAIESQIAGSGPIENALAAATAALSGLSACAGVVMVPKREAVLKQFSFARLSAGQALAIMVGADGSVENRLVEISSAVSDSALVEAGNYISARLSGLTLSEALLRLDAEIRGQKAALDQASADLVRNGLAMWSLDANERPVLIVRGQSNLLDETAAADLDRVRQLLDELENKEEIARLIDSAREAQATRIFIGSENNLFSLSGSSVIAAPYRDAGGQIVGVVGVIGPTRLNYARIVPMVDFTAQALSRLMK
- the rph gene encoding ribonuclease PH, producing the protein MRPSGRAPDEMRAIFIETAFTKHAEGSVLIGFGDTQVLCTASVEDRLPPWLRGKGEGWVTAEYSMLPRATHTRGQREAAKGKQSGRTQEIQRLIGRSLRAVVDMKKLGEFQITLDCDVLQADGGTRTAAISGAWVALRLAVNKLMAEGKIKEDPITGRVAAVSCGICNGTPVLDLDYVEDSSADADANFVLIEGGKIAEVQATAEGATYDEEALLRLLRLARMGCDRIFAAQGEAVK